In the Candidatus Saccharibacteria bacterium oral taxon 488 genome, one interval contains:
- the typA gene encoding translational GTPase TypA, translating into MKDASKIRNTAIIAHVDHGKTTMVDGLLKQSRTFRDNQAEMSQELIMDSGDQEHERGITITAKQTSIFYGDYKINIIDTPGHADFSGEVERTLQMADGVLLIVDAQEGPMPQTKFVLSKALELGLKPVVIINKIDKPARRIAEVEDELSDLFLELATDDSQLHYPIYYAVGRDGKAWREIPTNPSDNADLTPIFEAIINDIPAPSVTADGGFQMLVTSLQYDTFQGKYAIGRIARGSVKRGLAVSLLKHGEVSGSARIEKVFGYRGLNREELDEAFAGDIVALVGVAEAHIGDTIADKEQPEALPAIAIEAPTLSMYLGPNTSPMKGREGEFTTSRQIGDRLRRELETNVALRVEENGIGFTVSGRGELHLSVLIETMRREGFEFEVGRPQVVTITEDGVEKEPIEELQIEISSEFIGAISQELGARHAEMKSQETTASGATRITYVLPTRALIGLRNVLLTATKGTVIMNSLPYGYQPLGGKLPKTRGGVLIAFEAGTTTPYALQAAEARGELLIGPGTEVYAGMIVGIYNRQEDIEINVCKAKHLTNMRSKSSDGTVQLTPFTQFSLEQCIDFIEDDELLEVTPKSLRLRKRYLDANERKRAAKR; encoded by the coding sequence ATGAAGGACGCTAGCAAGATTCGAAATACTGCCATTATTGCCCACGTCGATCACGGCAAGACGACCATGGTTGATGGGCTGCTCAAACAGTCGCGCACATTTCGCGACAACCAGGCCGAGATGAGCCAGGAATTGATCATGGATTCGGGCGATCAGGAGCACGAACGCGGTATCACCATCACCGCCAAACAGACCTCGATTTTTTACGGCGATTATAAAATCAACATCATCGACACGCCGGGGCACGCTGATTTTTCCGGCGAAGTCGAGCGAACGCTGCAGATGGCGGACGGCGTGCTGCTGATCGTCGATGCGCAAGAAGGACCGATGCCGCAGACAAAGTTTGTGCTGAGCAAGGCGCTGGAACTGGGGCTGAAACCGGTGGTGATTATCAATAAAATTGACAAGCCTGCCCGGCGAATTGCCGAGGTTGAAGATGAACTGAGCGATCTGTTTTTGGAGCTAGCGACCGACGACAGTCAACTGCATTATCCAATTTATTATGCCGTTGGGCGCGATGGCAAGGCGTGGCGGGAGATTCCTACCAACCCGAGCGACAACGCTGATCTCACACCGATTTTTGAGGCGATTATCAACGATATCCCGGCACCGAGCGTCACGGCTGATGGTGGGTTTCAGATGTTGGTAACTAGTTTGCAGTACGACACATTCCAAGGCAAATATGCCATCGGGCGGATTGCTCGCGGGTCGGTCAAGCGCGGCCTGGCGGTTAGCTTGCTGAAACACGGCGAAGTGTCAGGTTCAGCGCGAATTGAGAAAGTTTTTGGTTACCGCGGGCTGAACCGCGAAGAGCTTGACGAGGCGTTTGCTGGCGACATCGTGGCGCTGGTTGGCGTAGCTGAAGCGCATATTGGCGATACGATTGCCGACAAAGAACAGCCGGAAGCCTTGCCAGCGATTGCCATCGAAGCACCAACGCTGAGCATGTACCTCGGCCCAAACACTAGCCCGATGAAAGGGCGCGAGGGAGAATTTACCACGTCGCGGCAAATTGGCGACCGATTGCGGCGAGAGCTGGAGACCAACGTGGCGCTGCGCGTTGAAGAAAACGGCATCGGCTTTACGGTATCTGGCCGCGGTGAGCTGCACCTCAGCGTCTTGATCGAGACTATGCGGCGCGAAGGCTTTGAGTTCGAAGTCGGCCGCCCGCAAGTGGTCACCATTACTGAAGACGGTGTCGAAAAAGAGCCGATTGAGGAACTACAAATCGAAATTAGCAGCGAATTCATCGGCGCGATCAGCCAAGAACTCGGTGCCCGCCACGCTGAAATGAAGTCGCAAGAAACCACCGCCAGCGGCGCTACCCGCATCACCTACGTGCTGCCGACCAGGGCGTTGATCGGTCTACGCAACGTACTCTTGACCGCCACCAAAGGCACAGTGATTATGAATTCCCTGCCGTATGGCTATCAACCGCTGGGCGGTAAATTGCCAAAGACCCGCGGCGGCGTGCTCATCGCCTTTGAAGCCGGTACGACGACGCCGTATGCACTGCAAGCGGCTGAGGCGCGCGGCGAACTCTTGATTGGACCTGGCACGGAAGTCTACGCTGGGATGATTGTCGGCATCTACAACCGCCAAGAAGACATTGAAATTAACGTTTGTAAAGCCAAGCACCTGACCAACATGCGCTCCAAATCGTCCGACGGCACGGTACAGCTGACACCATTCACGCAGTTCAGCCTGGAGCAATGCATCGACTTCATCGAGGACGACGAGCTACTGGAGGTGACGCCAAAATCCTTGCGCCTGCGTAAACGTTACCTCGACGCTAATGAGCGAAAGCGCGCCGCCAAGCGGTAG
- the treF gene encoding alpha,alpha-trehalase TreF, giving the protein MLPKKTTTIIKRTLARTAQRITPIDRKDPDEKLGQLFHEVQSHRVFADGKTFVDLVPRKRATRILQEYRLARRDPNFRLDEFVKLHFYEFESPIKKVSFVQADSARQHVTNLWPLLIRRAHKSKGSLIALPHDYVVPGGRFAEQFYWDTYFIMLGLAVDGKWKLIDGMMKNYVYMIQRFGFIPTANRTYFLSRSQPPFFAAMVKLLASKPGRRAPSLTYLEYFPSLLAEYKFWMKGQRKLSSIDFMATNRVVAMPDGQVLNRYYDDKATPRPESRREDIETARNSRSANKAKVYLDLRAGAESGWDFSSRWFNDPHDIETIMTTDLVPVDLNCLLYELEMTIAHCYGVLRQAPLKKRFIRLAERRAESIRQHCWNETDGFFYDYNFRTGHQTSHATLAGVFPLYSGIATKKQAKRVAEKLEREFLRDGGLRTTLVDNGQQWDAPNGWAPLQWVAVCGLKRYGLDELAEEIRKRWLASTERVFTDQGKMIEKYDVDSESRIGGGGEYPLQDGFGWTNGVYAALYDRFDERCPR; this is encoded by the coding sequence ATGCTTCCCAAAAAAACCACAACAATTATCAAGCGCACGTTAGCACGCACCGCCCAGCGCATTACACCGATCGACCGTAAAGATCCCGACGAAAAGCTCGGGCAGTTGTTTCATGAAGTGCAGTCACACCGCGTGTTTGCCGATGGTAAAACTTTCGTCGATCTCGTACCGCGAAAGCGAGCCACCCGCATCCTCCAGGAGTATCGCCTGGCCCGACGTGATCCCAACTTTCGGCTGGATGAATTTGTGAAGCTACATTTTTATGAATTTGAATCGCCGATCAAAAAGGTGAGCTTTGTCCAGGCTGACTCCGCCAGGCAGCACGTCACCAACCTTTGGCCGCTGCTCATTCGCCGCGCCCACAAGTCGAAAGGTTCGCTGATCGCCCTGCCGCACGACTACGTGGTGCCGGGTGGTCGGTTTGCCGAGCAGTTTTATTGGGATACGTATTTTATCATGCTGGGTCTGGCGGTGGACGGCAAGTGGAAGCTGATCGACGGCATGATGAAAAATTATGTGTACATGATTCAGCGTTTTGGTTTCATCCCGACTGCTAATCGGACGTACTTTCTCAGTCGCAGCCAGCCGCCGTTTTTTGCAGCGATGGTCAAGCTCCTCGCCAGCAAGCCCGGCCGGCGCGCTCCGAGCTTGACGTACCTCGAGTACTTTCCCTCACTACTGGCCGAATATAAATTCTGGATGAAAGGCCAACGCAAGCTTTCGAGCATCGACTTTATGGCCACCAACCGCGTGGTAGCTATGCCTGATGGCCAGGTACTCAATCGCTACTACGACGACAAGGCCACGCCGCGCCCAGAAAGTCGCCGCGAAGATATCGAAACTGCCAGGAACAGCCGCTCCGCCAACAAGGCCAAGGTCTACCTCGACCTGCGGGCCGGGGCTGAGAGCGGTTGGGATTTCAGCTCACGCTGGTTCAATGATCCACACGACATTGAAACAATTATGACAACCGACCTCGTGCCGGTTGATCTGAACTGTTTGTTATATGAACTAGAGATGACGATCGCGCATTGTTACGGCGTACTGCGCCAGGCGCCGCTCAAGAAACGCTTTATTCGCCTGGCCGAGCGCCGGGCCGAGAGCATCCGTCAGCACTGTTGGAATGAAACCGACGGCTTTTTCTATGATTATAATTTCCGCACCGGTCACCAGACGAGCCACGCCACACTGGCCGGCGTCTTCCCGCTCTACAGTGGTATCGCCACCAAGAAACAAGCCAAGCGCGTGGCCGAGAAATTAGAACGCGAGTTCTTACGCGACGGCGGACTACGCACGACGCTGGTTGACAATGGTCAGCAATGGGACGCGCCAAATGGCTGGGCGCCGCTGCAGTGGGTGGCGGTTTGCGGCTTGAAGCGGTATGGGCTGGATGAGCTAGCGGAGGAAATTAGAAAGCGCTGGCTGGCTTCGACCGAGCGCGTCTTTACTGATCAGGGCAAGATGATCGAGAAATATGACGTTGATAGCGAGTCACGCATTGGCGGCGGTGGTGAGTATCCGTTGCAAGACGGCTTTGGCTGGACCAACGGCGTCTACGCGGCGCTGTATGATCGGTTTGATGAGCGCTGCCCGAGATAG
- a CDS encoding AAA family ATPase, with amino-acid sequence MDARQPLAEQMRPQTLDEVIGQSHLLGEGELLRQIARRGEPVSLILWGPPGTGKTTLARIIAREVNAEFVELSAVTSGKKDVERVIEHARQNWNLGLRTILFVDEIHRFNKAQQDAFLPHVESGLITLIGATTENPSFEVITPLLSRTRVLVLQQLTKDEIILVLKRALKVLKQSKRVSSKALDYLAELADGDARVALGNLELALSFGKKVTPEVVKAAAQRRLPGYDKKGDAHYDVISAFIKSLRGSDAVAAAYYLARMIDAGEDPKFIARRMVVFASEDIGLAGNGALSLAVATFEAVECVGLPEAKYNLFHCAIALARSQKSREITDLMNEAFALAHNYPNSPVPLHLRNAPTKLMKDLGYGKDYKWQAGFQHEKGFLPEDIPRPTKS; translated from the coding sequence ATGGACGCGCGACAACCGCTGGCCGAGCAGATGCGGCCGCAAACCTTGGATGAGGTGATTGGACAAAGTCATTTGCTGGGCGAGGGCGAGCTGCTGCGGCAGATTGCCCGGCGCGGTGAGCCGGTCAGTTTGATTTTATGGGGGCCGCCGGGGACGGGCAAGACGACATTGGCGCGGATCATCGCCCGCGAGGTTAATGCGGAGTTCGTCGAGCTGTCAGCGGTGACTAGCGGCAAAAAAGATGTCGAACGGGTGATCGAACATGCCAGGCAAAATTGGAATTTGGGCCTCAGGACAATTCTATTTGTTGACGAAATTCATCGATTTAATAAGGCGCAGCAGGATGCCTTTTTGCCGCATGTCGAGAGCGGGCTGATTACTTTGATTGGGGCGACCACTGAGAATCCGAGTTTTGAGGTGATCACGCCGCTGCTCAGCCGGACGCGGGTGCTGGTGCTCCAACAGCTGACCAAAGATGAAATTATATTGGTATTGAAACGGGCGCTCAAAGTTTTGAAACAATCCAAACGGGTGTCGTCCAAAGCTCTAGACTATTTGGCGGAATTGGCGGACGGCGACGCGCGGGTGGCGCTGGGTAATCTGGAGTTGGCGCTGAGCTTTGGCAAGAAAGTCACGCCGGAGGTTGTCAAGGCAGCGGCTCAGCGCCGTTTGCCGGGCTATGACAAAAAGGGCGATGCGCATTATGACGTCATCTCAGCGTTCATCAAATCACTGCGCGGTAGTGACGCGGTGGCTGCGGCGTACTATTTGGCGCGTATGATTGACGCTGGTGAAGATCCGAAGTTCATTGCTCGGCGGATGGTGGTCTTTGCGTCAGAAGACATTGGTCTAGCTGGCAATGGTGCGCTGAGCTTGGCAGTTGCTACCTTTGAGGCGGTGGAGTGCGTTGGCTTGCCCGAAGCTAAATATAATTTATTCCACTGCGCTATCGCCCTAGCGCGCAGCCAGAAGTCGCGCGAGATTACTGATTTGATGAATGAGGCTTTCGCTCTAGCGCACAACTATCCGAATTCGCCCGTGCCGCTGCATCTTCGTAACGCCCCAACCAAGCTGATGAAAGATTTGGGCTACGGTAAAGATTACAAATGGCAAGCTGGCTTCCAGCACGAAAAAGGATTTCTGCCAGAAGATATTCCGCGCCCAACCAAGAGTTAG
- a CDS encoding D-alanine--D-alanine ligase produces the protein MDRLRVLLIFGGESSEHEVSINSATNVLAALDAARYDINLCYIDRAGRWRLVETIETRNQPSPHLTPQLGQRSLLIDGVDRLPIDVIIPVLHGKNGEDGSVQGLAQLLHIPYVGPSLLSAAVTMDKDMTKRLALGAHVPVVPWRTLANDAPRPTFAEIADELGAPVFIKPSRAGSSVGVSKVHSAEAFTAALDEAFRHDDTVLIEQAITAREIELAVLGRGTSARVSIPGEILPGEEFYSYDDKYSASSTSRVVIPAEVDESVATELQRLALAAYQATGGRGMARVDFFLDPTGQIFLNEINSIPGFTNISMYPKLWEASGLSPQALVDELIKEALASHSIRGV, from the coding sequence ATGGATAGATTACGCGTTCTCCTCATATTTGGCGGCGAGTCATCCGAGCACGAAGTCTCGATCAATTCCGCTACTAATGTGCTGGCGGCACTGGACGCAGCACGCTACGACATTAACCTATGCTACATCGACCGCGCTGGTCGGTGGCGGCTCGTCGAGACGATTGAGACACGCAACCAGCCAAGCCCACACTTAACGCCACAACTCGGCCAGCGGTCACTGCTCATCGACGGCGTTGACCGGCTGCCGATTGACGTGATAATTCCGGTGCTTCACGGCAAAAATGGTGAGGACGGTAGCGTACAGGGCCTGGCGCAGCTACTTCATATTCCCTATGTCGGCCCGAGTCTCCTTTCGGCGGCTGTCACCATGGACAAAGACATGACCAAGCGGCTGGCGCTCGGCGCTCACGTTCCGGTTGTACCGTGGCGAACGCTAGCGAATGATGCGCCGCGACCGACCTTTGCCGAGATAGCTGATGAGCTTGGTGCGCCTGTTTTCATCAAGCCATCCCGCGCCGGCTCGTCCGTCGGTGTCAGCAAAGTCCACTCGGCCGAAGCATTCACCGCCGCGCTTGATGAAGCCTTTCGCCACGACGACACCGTATTGATAGAACAAGCGATCACCGCCCGCGAGATCGAGCTGGCCGTCCTCGGCCGCGGTACGTCCGCCCGCGTCAGCATTCCCGGCGAGATCCTTCCTGGTGAAGAATTTTATAGCTACGACGATAAGTACAGCGCCTCCAGCACTTCGCGCGTCGTTATCCCCGCGGAGGTTGACGAGTCGGTGGCGACAGAACTGCAGCGCCTCGCGCTGGCCGCCTACCAAGCGACCGGTGGACGCGGCATGGCGCGAGTTGACTTTTTCCTTGACCCAACGGGCCAGATTTTTCTCAACGAAATTAACAGCATCCCCGGCTTCACCAACATCAGCATGTATCCGAAGCTCTGGGAAGCTTCGGGCCTCAGCCCACAGGCGCTGGTTGACGAGCTGATCAAGGAGGCCCTTGCCAGCCATTCTATACGTGGCGTATAA
- a CDS encoding slipin family protein, with product MEIVAVILVIVLMFVLSGIKVVNQYQRGVVLTLGKFTGVREPGLRVVVPIFQTMMMVDVRSTPIDVPKQEVITKDNVTVGVDAVVYFRVINAPKAVLETTNYIYATSQFAQAALRDVTGNVDMDDLLAKREEISQQIKEIVDAETDKWGIDVENVKIQNIELPGDMKRAMAKQAEAERERRANIINADGEKAAAETLAQAAEILAKTQGAINLRTLNTLERISTEPSQKTMMLFPIELIDAIRGGKK from the coding sequence ATGGAAATAGTAGCAGTAATTTTAGTCATCGTACTGATGTTTGTGCTGAGCGGCATTAAAGTGGTCAATCAATACCAGCGCGGCGTGGTGTTGACGCTTGGTAAATTTACTGGTGTACGCGAGCCGGGCCTAAGGGTGGTGGTGCCGATTTTTCAGACGATGATGATGGTTGATGTGCGTTCCACGCCAATCGATGTACCAAAGCAAGAAGTCATCACCAAAGACAACGTCACTGTCGGCGTTGACGCGGTAGTTTATTTCCGAGTAATTAACGCCCCAAAAGCGGTGCTGGAGACGACCAACTATATTTATGCCACCAGCCAATTTGCCCAAGCTGCCCTGCGCGACGTCACCGGTAACGTTGATATGGATGATCTCTTGGCCAAGCGCGAGGAAATTTCACAGCAGATCAAGGAAATTGTTGATGCCGAGACGGATAAATGGGGTATCGATGTCGAGAATGTTAAGATTCAGAATATTGAATTGCCTGGCGACATGAAGCGCGCCATGGCCAAGCAAGCCGAAGCCGAGCGCGAACGCCGCGCTAACATCATCAACGCCGACGGCGAAAAAGCTGCTGCTGAAACGCTGGCGCAGGCAGCAGAGATCCTGGCAAAAACCCAAGGCGCGATTAACCTGCGCACCTTGAATACACTGGAGCGCATCTCCACCGAACCATCACAAAAGACAATGATGCTCTTCCCGATTGAACTGATTGATGCGATTCGCGGCGGTAAGAAATAG
- a CDS encoding alpha/beta fold hydrolase — MMELLQTSRGTIEYRHDMHGSLTVLILNGGHTTAAMRTGEDYFVSRGYSILSVSRPGYGGTDTALSETYGEFEQATNELLEQLGIERVILVGISAGGRAAMRFAELHPDSVDKLVLMSAVSFKKWPSQSTRMAARIAFNPVLEHVTWAVMRWLLRRWSRKIVSYLFQQLTTLDARDVLASYPPSSIDAIASMFMQFRSGSGFMNDISRRLMKGNPETITQPTLILHSRYDGSVPLDHPLHTAKQIKHAVLSINNTESHVMWLSPRWMEVENTLDEFLASK; from the coding sequence ATGATGGAGCTGCTTCAAACGTCCCGCGGTACGATCGAATATCGACATGACATGCACGGCTCGTTAACGGTTCTCATTTTGAACGGCGGTCACACGACTGCCGCCATGCGTACGGGTGAGGATTACTTCGTTAGTCGCGGCTATTCAATCCTCAGCGTCAGCCGACCCGGCTATGGTGGGACAGATACAGCGCTTAGCGAAACCTATGGCGAATTCGAACAGGCGACAAACGAGTTGCTAGAGCAGCTCGGGATTGAGCGTGTCATCCTGGTCGGCATATCGGCTGGCGGCAGAGCGGCGATGCGGTTCGCCGAGCTTCACCCCGACAGCGTTGATAAACTCGTCCTGATGAGCGCGGTGAGTTTCAAGAAATGGCCTAGTCAAAGTACTCGTATGGCAGCCCGTATCGCGTTTAATCCTGTGCTCGAACATGTAACGTGGGCAGTGATGCGCTGGCTGCTCCGCAGATGGTCGCGAAAAATAGTCAGTTATTTGTTTCAACAACTCACGACATTGGACGCGCGTGACGTGCTTGCTAGCTACCCGCCGTCGTCTATTGATGCAATCGCGTCGATGTTTATGCAATTTCGCTCTGGCAGTGGGTTCATGAATGATATTAGTCGGCGTTTGATGAAGGGTAATCCCGAAACTATCACACAACCGACGCTTATACTGCATAGTAGGTATGATGGTTCGGTTCCGCTCGACCATCCGCTTCACACCGCGAAGCAGATCAAGCACGCCGTGCTTTCCATCAATAATACCGAATCGCACGTGATGTGGCTGAGTCCTAGGTGGATGGAAGTCGAAAATACGCTCGATGAGTTTCTCGCTTCAAAGTGA
- a CDS encoding DUF4342 domain-containing protein, whose amino-acid sequence MSRQNYTEEFSVNGDQVVEKVKQLIKEGNVRRVIIKNEKGESIMEFPVTAGVVGVLLLPTLAALSAAVVLMTRCTIAVERWD is encoded by the coding sequence ATGAGTAGACAAAACTATACCGAAGAATTTAGCGTTAACGGCGATCAAGTTGTCGAGAAGGTCAAGCAACTCATCAAAGAAGGTAACGTCCGCCGCGTCATCATCAAGAACGAAAAAGGCGAAAGCATCATGGAATTCCCAGTCACTGCTGGCGTGGTCGGCGTATTGCTGCTGCCAACACTCGCAGCACTCAGCGCAGCGGTGGTGTTGATGACACGGTGCACGATCGCGGTGGAGCGATGGGATTAG
- a CDS encoding alpha/beta fold hydrolase codes for MQKNEKILKRQSTKIFFDNDDTDFFFNWMLGVAELFGMSHGELFYLAHKIGRDGKPSKWRACFTDHADYLVRLAKAATGEQMAADCYFGATYAYRAVLQFIDPFSPEYPKLVCAMENAFAGAVRAINIPIKPVRVPYQTGYLPGYYLYCDNNRPTVVMVGGGDTYREDLFYFAGWPGWRRNYNVLMVDLPGQGSNPARGLTFTVDAGEPIAACLDWLQTENPDARHIALYGVSGGGYFTAQAAAKDARISAWIASTPIFDVAELFRREFGAALKAPGWLMNLALKLAGNINEAADINLKKYAWQFGTSDFRSAIDEVFEQAKVVDHQAITCPSLFLMGEGEGAELQRQTRCLYDEFIRRELDTTLHEFDSQSGADAHCQLNNLRLAHSVVFDWLDSRLVD; via the coding sequence ATGCAAAAAAACGAAAAGATCCTCAAACGGCAATCGACTAAAATCTTCTTTGACAATGACGATACCGATTTCTTTTTCAACTGGATGCTCGGCGTGGCGGAACTGTTCGGTATGTCGCATGGAGAGTTGTTTTATCTGGCGCATAAGATCGGGCGTGACGGGAAACCGAGTAAGTGGCGAGCCTGTTTTACGGACCATGCCGATTATCTCGTTCGCTTGGCAAAGGCAGCCACCGGTGAACAAATGGCCGCCGACTGCTATTTTGGCGCAACCTATGCCTATCGGGCAGTACTGCAGTTCATTGATCCGTTTTCTCCGGAATATCCGAAGCTTGTTTGCGCTATGGAAAACGCTTTTGCCGGTGCGGTCAGGGCGATAAATATACCGATCAAACCTGTGCGCGTTCCGTATCAAACTGGCTATTTACCCGGCTATTATCTTTACTGCGACAATAACCGCCCAACCGTGGTCATGGTCGGCGGCGGTGATACGTACCGGGAGGATTTGTTCTATTTTGCCGGCTGGCCGGGGTGGCGGCGGAACTATAATGTACTGATGGTCGATTTACCCGGTCAAGGCTCTAATCCCGCCAGAGGTCTCACTTTTACCGTCGACGCCGGCGAGCCGATTGCCGCGTGCCTTGACTGGCTGCAAACCGAAAATCCCGACGCGCGTCACATTGCGCTATACGGCGTTAGCGGCGGCGGGTATTTTACTGCTCAAGCGGCCGCAAAAGACGCGAGGATTAGCGCATGGATTGCCAGCACGCCTATTTTTGACGTGGCAGAACTGTTCCGCCGTGAGTTCGGCGCAGCGCTCAAAGCGCCCGGCTGGCTGATGAATCTCGCCTTAAAATTAGCGGGGAACATCAATGAAGCCGCCGATATCAATTTGAAAAAATACGCCTGGCAGTTCGGCACGAGCGACTTCCGCTCGGCGATCGATGAAGTTTTCGAACAGGCAAAGGTTGTCGACCACCAAGCTATCACTTGTCCGTCGCTGTTTCTCATGGGGGAAGGCGAAGGTGCTGAACTCCAGCGGCAAACGCGATGTCTCTACGATGAATTTATCCGGCGCGAACTTGATACGACGCTGCATGAGTTCGATTCGCAAAGCGGCGCCGACGCTCATTGTCAGCTGAATAATTTACGTTTGGCGCATAGCGTAGTCTTTGATTGGCTGGACAGTCGGCTGGTTGATTAA
- a CDS encoding family 16 glycosylhydrolase yields the protein MRHNHDQAQAAKQQPERQRGSQGSTQRTNQSPRNNSSNNNSGNKNSGSPSQPQPVKSDDSANHANHDQNQAAIDGWQIDYFEGFDSSIKQTKWVQYGWGDPAVGHGCMGVMSQRNSFTQDGKLVIRTQHENGQWSTGGAGSGDVFTASRGRWEIRAKFPKAKGVGYAFLLWPKDEGWPPEVDFAEGRVNGPRIEATYHWDPDNKQKQAFLDNHDMHGWHTYGVIVEKDYMIFTLDGKEWGRINHPDVTDKQMFLGVQAGAMDPNGINKHTETVDGSVPNPLTPAVADIEVDYVAHYVRK from the coding sequence ATGCGTCACAATCACGACCAAGCCCAAGCAGCAAAACAGCAACCTGAACGCCAGCGTGGCTCTCAGGGCTCGACTCAGCGAACCAATCAGTCACCACGCAACAACTCATCAAACAATAACTCAGGCAATAAAAATTCTGGCTCTCCGAGCCAACCACAACCGGTCAAGTCTGATGACTCAGCAAACCATGCAAACCACGACCAGAATCAGGCAGCAATTGACGGCTGGCAGATTGATTACTTTGAAGGCTTTGATTCGTCGATCAAGCAAACTAAGTGGGTACAGTACGGCTGGGGTGATCCGGCGGTTGGCCACGGCTGCATGGGCGTGATGTCGCAGCGTAATTCGTTTACTCAAGACGGTAAATTGGTCATTCGTACTCAGCACGAGAACGGCCAGTGGAGCACTGGCGGCGCCGGCTCGGGCGATGTATTTACCGCTTCACGTGGTCGCTGGGAAATTCGTGCCAAATTCCCGAAAGCCAAAGGCGTTGGTTATGCATTCCTTCTCTGGCCAAAGGACGAGGGCTGGCCACCAGAAGTTGACTTTGCCGAAGGACGCGTCAATGGTCCTCGCATTGAGGCAACGTACCACTGGGATCCGGATAACAAGCAAAAGCAAGCATTCCTTGATAATCACGACATGCATGGCTGGCACACCTACGGTGTTATCGTTGAGAAAGATTATATGATTTTCACCTTGGATGGCAAAGAATGGGGCCGCATTAATCACCCAGATGTGACCGACAAACAGATGTTCCTCGGTGTGCAGGCTGGAGCAATGGATCCAAACGGCATTAATAAACATACCGAAACCGTTGATGGTAGCGTGCCTAATCCACTCACGCCAGCAGTAGCTGATATCGAAGTTGATTATGTAGCACACTATGTGCGGAAATAG